One window from the genome of Planktothrix serta PCC 8927 encodes:
- a CDS encoding tetratricopeptide repeat protein, giving the protein MAEEPLDTIHSLYQAGQFAFEQGRYRESVQYLEQARQAVEPNSRLGGEIQIWLVTAYEASGQKPEAIALCKQLIRHPTLETRQQARRLCEVLEAPKLYIDPEGFVKIPDLNHLDEKEDSRSQTKGVTSTQSVSKPPSPPVVINFDEVKTQDNHFLWIALIIMLLVSGGFLWLSY; this is encoded by the coding sequence GTGGCTGAAGAACCCTTAGACACTATCCACAGCTTATACCAAGCGGGTCAGTTTGCCTTTGAACAGGGCCGTTATCGAGAGTCCGTTCAATATTTAGAACAGGCTCGTCAGGCTGTAGAACCGAATTCTCGTCTGGGTGGAGAGATCCAAATTTGGCTAGTTACAGCCTACGAAGCCTCTGGCCAAAAGCCGGAAGCGATCGCACTGTGTAAACAGTTAATTCGTCATCCCACCCTGGAAACCCGTCAACAGGCTCGTCGTTTATGCGAAGTCTTAGAAGCGCCCAAACTCTATATTGATCCAGAGGGATTTGTTAAAATTCCTGACTTGAATCATCTGGATGAAAAGGAAGATTCGCGCTCTCAAACAAAAGGGGTTACATCCACTCAGTCTGTTTCTAAGCCCCCTTCTCCACCCGTTGTGATCAATTTCGATGAGGTTAAAACCCAGGATAATCACTTTCTGTGGATCGCGTTAATCATCATGCTGTTGGTTAGTGGTGGCTTCCTTTGGCTCAGTTATTAA
- a CDS encoding rod shape-determining protein has translation MFLLSVLLSIYSATRKGTGNREQGTVRSERVSRFRNVLRIVIGIPSGVTGVERRAVIEAASQAGARDVRLIDEPVAAAIGAGLPVAEPTGNMIVDIGGGTTEVAVLSLQGTVLSESVRVAGDELNDAIILYMKKVHNLVIGEQTAEDIKIKMGSAYPTYADEDNIMEVRGIHLLSGLPRTVTIKAPEVRESMAEPLSIIIDAVKRTLERTPPELAADIIDRGIMLAGGGALLKGIDTLISHETGIITHIAADPLCCVVLGTGRVLENFKQLERVFSGSSRNF, from the coding sequence ATGTTTCTCCTCTCAGTTTTGCTCAGTATTTATAGCGCTACGCGAAAGGGAACAGGGAACAGGGAACAGGGAACAGTAAGAAGTGAAAGGGTTTCAAGATTTAGAAATGTCCTNCGAATTGTCATTGGAATTCCCAGTGGGGTAACTGGAGTAGAACGACGGGCTGTAATTGAAGCGGCTTCTCAAGCGGGGGCGCGAGATGTCCGACTGATTGATGAACCTGTAGCCGCTGCTATTGGCGCAGGTTTACCTGTTGCGGAACCGACGGGAAATATGATTGTGGATATTGGGGGTGGGACGACAGAAGTTGCGGTTTTGAGTTTACAGGGAACGGTATTGAGTGAGTCAGTTCGAGTCGCCGGAGACGAACTTAACGACGCCATCATCCTGTATATGAAAAAAGTTCATAACTTGGTGATTGGAGAACAAACGGCTGAGGATATCAAAATTAAGATGGGTTCAGCCTATCCCACTTATGCTGATGAAGATAATATTATGGAGGTGCGGGGCATTCATTTATTATCGGGTTTGCCTCGAACGGTGACGATTAAAGCCCCAGAAGTGCGTGAAAGTATGGCAGAACCCTTATCAATTATTATTGATGCTGTGAAACGAACTTTAGAACGGACTCCTCCAGAACTTGCTGCTGATATTATTGATCGGGGCATTATGCTGGCAGGTGGAGGCGCTTTACTTAAGGGAATCGATACCTTAATTAGTCATGAAACTGGAATTATTACCCATATTGCGGCTGATCCTTTATGCTGTGTGGTGTTGGGAACAGGTCGGGTATTAGAAAACTTCAAACAATTGGAACGGGTTTTTAGTGGGAGTTCCCGTAACTTCTAG
- the ubiE gene encoding bifunctional demethylmenaquinone methyltransferase/2-methoxy-6-polyprenyl-1,4-benzoquinol methylase UbiE, with product MITEHNRIQEIFNRIAPVYDQLNDGLSWGQHRIWKKMAVGWSGAKPGDTALDLCCGSGDLALLLAQQVGEQGRVFGVDFSDCQLEIAAHRPRPFTIPTAAIAWVESDVLTLPFEDNTFDCATMGYGLRNVVDIPSSLRELHRVLKPGATAAILDFHRPPSSLLRTFQQWYLDQIVVPAAEEFGFKEEYAYINPSLDKFPIGCEQVMLAQQAGFSQATHYPIASGMMGVLVITKAN from the coding sequence ATGATCACCGAACACAACCGCATTCAAGAAATTTTTAATCGCATCGCGCCTGTCTACGATCAGTTAAATGATGGGTTAAGTTGGGGACAGCACCGGATTTGGAAAAAAATGGCCGTGGGTTGGAGTGGTGCTAAACCGGGTGATACCGCCCTAGATTTATGCTGTGGGAGTGGAGATTTAGCTCTATTATTGGCGCAACAAGTCGGCGAACAAGGGCGGGTTTTTGGGGTAGATTTTTCTGATTGTCAATTAGAGATAGCCGCACATCGACCTCGACCGTTTACAATTCCAACGGCTGCGATCGCTTGGGTAGAATCGGATGTATTAACCTTACCCTTCGAGGATAATACTTTTGACTGTGCCACAATGGGCTATGGTTTGCGAAATGTGGTGGATATTCCCAGTAGTCTGCGAGAACTACATCGAGTCCTCAAACCTGGAGCTACGGCTGCGATTTTAGATTTTCATCGTCCTCCCAGTTCTCTACTGCGGACTTTTCAACAGTGGTATTTGGATCAGATTGTTGTTCCCGCCGCCGAAGAATTCGGTTTTAAAGAAGAATACGCTTATATTAACCCCAGTTTAGATAAATTTCCGATTGGCTGTGAACAAGTAATGTTAGCCCAGCAAGCGGGATTTTCTCAAGCCACACATTACCCGATTGCAAGCGGTATGATGGGAGTATTAGTTATAACTAAAGCCAATTAA
- a CDS encoding DNA-methyltransferase encodes MVSSDQPISMTQISLEIVETQPIRKQASKPLTKAFQLQYSHLHGQLYQGDSIDWLKSLDSESIDLVFADPPYNIKKAEWDSFENQEQYIEWSLQWISEASRILKSTGSLYICGFSEILADLKHPASKYFKSCRWLIWHYKNKANLGNDWGRSHESIIHFRKSNQVKLNMDDVRIPYGAHTLKYPSHPQAETSAYGKGSKKKRDNWTPNPKGAKPKDVIEIPTTCNGMGETTPHPTQKPEELLRKLVLASSNEGDLVIDPFSGSGTTLVVAEQLNRRWMGCDLNMEYNDWAFGRIENVRRMTKDEWIAFDRKNAERRESIR; translated from the coding sequence TTGGTCAGTTCTGATCAGCCCATAAGTATGACGCAAATTTCCCTAGAAATTGTTGAAACACAGCCAATTAGGAAGCAAGCATCAAAACCTTTAACTAAAGCATTTCAACTGCAATATTCACACCTTCATGGGCAACTTTATCAAGGTGATTCAATTGATTGGCTCAAATCCCTTGATTCTGAGAGCATTGACCTAGTTTTTGCTGATCCGCCCTACAATATTAAAAAAGCTGAGTGGGATAGTTTCGAGAATCAAGAGCAGTACATTGAATGGTCGCTTCAATGGATCAGTGAAGCCTCGCGTATTTTGAAATCAACGGGTTCTCTCTACATTTGTGGTTTTTCTGAAATCTTAGCCGATCTAAAGCATCCAGCATCAAAGTATTTCAAGAGTTGTCGTTGGTTAATTTGGCATTACAAGAATAAAGCAAATTTAGGTAATGATTGGGGACGTTCCCATGAAAGTATTATTCATTTTCGTAAATCTAATCAAGTTAAACTGAACATGGACGATGTACGAATTCCTTATGGCGCACATACGTTAAAATACCCGTCCCACCCACAAGCAGAAACGAGTGCTTACGGAAAAGGATCAAAGAAGAAACGTGATAATTGGACACCTAATCCTAAAGGTGCAAAACCTAAAGATGTTATAGAGATTCCTACTACTTGTAATGGCATGGGTGAGACAACACCTCACCCTACACAAAAACCCGAAGAGCTATTAAGAAAGTTAGTTCTTGCGTCCTCTAATGAAGGGGATTTAGTTATCGATCCATTTTCAGGGTCAGGAACAACGCTCGTGGTCGCAGAACAACTAAATCGGCGGTGGATGGGCTGTGATCTGAATATGGAATACAATGATTGGGCATTTGGACGTATAGAAAATGTTCGCCGGATGACAAAAGATGAATGGATTGCTTTTGATCGTAAAAATGCCGAAAGGAGAGAGTCTATACGATGA
- a CDS encoding RNA-guided endonuclease InsQ/TnpB family protein, protein MLKQWFGVSRFVYNETLKYLQQPDTKANWMAIKTGILNGLPEWAKPVPYQIKSIAIKDACLAVKAAKKGFKVDGKIRRCKFRSRKDVKQSIYIPKSAIKDCGIYHSILGGCKFKELLPDNFSDGRLTLIYGEYYLTISTKVQQLNSENQGRVVALDPGVRTFMTFFSETSFGWLGKDSNLQIQKLCFQLDKLVSQLSKAKCKQKRNLKKAASRLRCKIQNLVKELHHKTARFLVENFDVILLPTFETSQMVSKSRRQLRNKSVRQMLTLSHYEFKQFLKWKAWENHKVVIDCNEAYTSKTVSWTG, encoded by the coding sequence TTGCTCAAACAATGGTTCGGAGTTAGTAGATTTGTCTACAACGAAACCCTTAAATATTTGCAGCAACCTGACACAAAAGCGAACTGGATGGCGATTAAAACAGGAATCTTAAACGGATTACCTGAATGGGCTAAACCTGTTCCTTATCAAATTAAATCAATAGCCATCAAAGATGCTTGTTTAGCTGTTAAAGCTGCAAAGAAAGGGTTTAAGGTAGATGGTAAGATTCGGCGATGTAAATTTCGGAGTCGAAAGGATGTAAAGCAATCAATTTACATCCCTAAATCAGCGATTAAAGATTGTGGGATTTACCACAGTATATTAGGAGGGTGTAAATTTAAAGAATTACTTCCCGATAATTTTAGCGATGGTCGATTAACGTTAATTTATGGCGAGTATTACTTGACCATCTCCACAAAAGTACAACAACTAAATTCCGAGAATCAAGGGAGAGTTGTTGCCTTAGATCCTGGGGTTCGCACCTTCATGACATTTTTTTCTGAAACATCTTTTGGTTGGCTAGGTAAAGACTCTAACTTGCAGATTCAGAAATTATGTTTCCAGTTAGACAAATTAGTGTCTCAACTATCAAAAGCCAAATGTAAACAGAAAAGAAACCTCAAAAAAGCAGCGAGTAGACTTCGTTGTAAAATCCAGAACTTAGTCAAGGAATTACATCATAAAACAGCTAGATTTTTAGTGGAAAACTTTGATGTAATTTTACTTCCCACATTTGAAACATCACAGATGGTTTCTAAGTCAAGACGTCAACTTAGAAACAAATCTGTCAGGCAAATGCTAACTCTAAGTCATTATGAGTTTAAGCAATTTCTGAAATGGAAGGCTTGGGAAAACCATAAAGTTGTGATTGATTGTAACGAAGCCTATACTTCTAAAACGGTGTCATGGACAGG
- the ltrA gene encoding group II intron reverse transcriptase/maturase, whose protein sequence is MNTVFKPMYEWETINWARVQRYVFKLQKRIYQASERGDVKAVRKLQRLLTNSWYAKVLALRKVTQDNKGKNTPGIDGIKRLRNPQKIRLAKELHFNDKSDPTKRVWIPKPGKEEKRPLGIPTMTDRAKQALMKLALEPEWEAKFEPNSYGFRPGRSGHDAIAAIYNGIVQKPKYVLDADIEKCFDQINHQKLLEKLNTSPTFRRQIKAWLKAGVMKGDKLFPTPEETPQGGVISPLLANIALHGMENALEGKFKRRVGKTKQKRDISFVRYADDFVIMDEDLDVILEAKSVIEEWLKEMGLTLTESKTRITHTFEKYEGKVGFDFLGFNIRQYPVSNKQSGSIGGTELKRGHKTLIKPSKEAIQRHLDKIDDLLRRNHHSSQEQVINALNPVIRGWAAYYSTVASANTFNKIDSIIFSKLRGWANSRSGRGQNKTETVSKYWGVNRGLGWIFITPDNKYVLEKHSNMKIRRHIKVKDTKSPFNGDLVYWGQRLSQHPMLRNMASKLLKKQEGKCNHCNLRFMSNSLLEIHHIDRNRANNKINNLELLHTHCHDIRHANKEVL, encoded by the coding sequence ATGAACACGGTTTTTAAACCGATGTATGAATGGGAAACAATAAACTGGGCAAGAGTCCAGAGATATGTTTTCAAGCTTCAAAAGAGAATCTATCAAGCCTCTGAACGTGGTGATGTTAAGGCAGTCCGTAAGTTACAAAGGCTGTTGACTAATTCGTGGTATGCCAAAGTTTTGGCGCTCAGAAAAGTGACCCAAGATAACAAGGGTAAAAATACTCCTGGCATTGATGGGATAAAGCGTCTTCGTAATCCTCAGAAAATCAGGTTAGCCAAAGAGTTACACTTCAATGACAAATCCGACCCCACTAAAAGGGTATGGATTCCAAAACCAGGCAAAGAGGAAAAAAGACCTCTGGGAATACCTACGATGACAGATAGAGCGAAACAAGCCCTAATGAAACTGGCACTTGAACCCGAATGGGAGGCTAAATTTGAGCCTAACTCTTATGGATTCAGACCAGGGCGGTCAGGACATGACGCAATAGCGGCAATATACAATGGCATCGTTCAAAAACCGAAATATGTTCTTGATGCCGATATTGAAAAATGTTTTGACCAAATTAACCATCAGAAACTACTCGAAAAGTTGAACACCTCACCCACTTTTAGACGGCAAATTAAAGCATGGCTAAAAGCAGGGGTAATGAAAGGCGACAAATTATTTCCAACCCCTGAAGAAACTCCCCAAGGAGGCGTTATATCGCCATTATTGGCAAATATAGCTCTACACGGGATGGAAAACGCCTTAGAAGGTAAATTCAAACGAAGAGTCGGCAAAACTAAACAAAAGCGGGATATAAGCTTTGTTAGATATGCCGATGATTTTGTAATCATGGATGAAGATTTAGATGTAATCCTCGAAGCAAAATCAGTAATCGAAGAATGGTTAAAAGAAATGGGGCTAACTCTCACCGAAAGCAAAACCAGAATCACTCACACTTTTGAAAAATACGAAGGTAAAGTGGGATTTGACTTTCTAGGTTTCAACATTCGGCAATACCCAGTTAGTAATAAACAAAGTGGGTCAATTGGTGGAACCGAATTAAAGAGAGGACATAAAACGCTCATCAAACCCAGTAAAGAAGCTATCCAAAGACATTTGGACAAGATTGACGATTTACTAAGAAGGAATCATCACTCAAGCCAAGAGCAAGTTATAAACGCCCTAAACCCGGTAATACGAGGATGGGCAGCTTACTACTCAACGGTAGCCAGTGCCAATACCTTCAACAAAATCGACAGCATAATTTTTTCCAAACTCAGAGGATGGGCTAACAGCAGAAGTGGACGAGGACAGAATAAAACTGAAACCGTCTCAAAATACTGGGGAGTCAACAGAGGATTAGGCTGGATATTTATCACCCCCGATAACAAATATGTACTGGAAAAACACTCCAACATGAAAATTCGCCGCCATATCAAAGTAAAAGACACAAAAAGTCCTTTTAACGGAGATTTGGTTTATTGGGGACAAAGATTAAGCCAACATCCAATGCTAAGAAATATGGCATCCAAACTTCTTAAAAAACAAGAAGGAAAATGTAACCACTGTAATCTGAGATTCATGAGTAATAGCTTGCTTGAAATCCATCACATTGACAGAAATCGAGCAAACAATAAAATCAATAATCTTGAATTACTACACACGCACTGTCACGACATCAGACACGCGAATAAAGAGGTACTCTAA
- a CDS encoding MBL fold metallo-hydrolase, translating into MAKFKLRRSQNVSGNFYVDQTCIDCDTCRWMAPEVFQRRDEQSAVYHQPLNKIEQEHALQALLSCPTASIGCVENPSEIVNIQQTFPLPIKNNVYHCGYHSQASFGATSYFIQYPQGNILIDSPRFAPPLVKRLEELGGVRWMYLTHQDDVADHQKFHDHFGCDRILHQDEIRTETKDVEVQLMGTDDIQLSDDLLVIPVPGHTKGHTVLLYQNEFLFTGDHLAWSNSLQQLYAFREYCWYSWPSLVNSTQKLLNYSFEWVLPGHGRRYYADATTMHHQLKICIHWMETLEVTGQTYAR; encoded by the coding sequence ATGGCTAAATTTAAGTTACGCCGTTCTCAAAATGTTTCGGGGAATTTTTACGTTGATCAGACTTGTATTGATTGTGATACTTGTCGCTGGATGGCTCCTGAAGTCTTTCAACGTCGGGATGAACAATCAGCAGTTTATCATCAACCTCTGAATAAAATTGAACAAGAACACGCTTTACAAGCATTATTATCTTGTCCAACGGCTTCGATTGGCTGCGTTGAAAATCCTTCTGAAATTGTTAATATTCAACAAACTTTCCCCCTTCCAATTAAAAACAATGTTTATCATTGTGGCTATCATTCTCAAGCATCTTTTGGGGCAACCAGTTATTTCATTCAATATCCTCAAGGGAATATTTTAATTGATTCTCCTCGATTTGCTCCTCCTTTAGTTAAACGCTTAGAAGAATTAGGGGGAGTGCGTTGGATGTATTTAACCCATCAAGATGATGTCGCAGATCATCAAAAATTTCATGATCATTTTGGCTGTGATCGGATTTTACATCAAGATGAAATTCGCACAGAAACAAAAGATGTAGAAGTTCAATTAATGGGGACGGACGACATTCAATTAAGCGATGATTTATTAGTGATTCCGGTTCCCGGTCATACGAAAGGACACACGGTTTTACTCTATCAAAATGAATTTTTATTCACCGGAGATCATTTAGCTTGGTCAAACTCTCTTCAACAGTTATATGCCTTTCGAGAATATTGTTGGTATTCCTGGCCTAGCTTAGTCAATTCGACCCAAAAATTGCTAAATTATTCCTTTGAGTGGGTGCTTCCGGGTCATGGAAGGCGCTATTATGCCGATGCCACAACAATGCACCATCAACTCAAAATTTGTATACACTGGATGGAGACACTAGAGGTTACTGGTCAGACTTATGCGAGGTGA
- a CDS encoding DUF445 domain-containing protein, whose product MVNFAEQWVLITPPIVGGIIGYFTNDLAIKMLFRPYRTLKIYGRKVPFTPGLIPKNQERLAQRIADTIMGSLLTPEELQKLARRLLETERMQAAISWLLRVALDQVKADTERKTAKILSGILRDFIGESLPRILRVLARKDDFLAPQINQIFDQVLLEFQLNNKQAEQLSEWLLEAVLPPEVLRQALIDFLTDRNISIIDEGFREQSSGTYWVVANLLGLRHSLTRLRTFCLDEKEETNRRLAELIKSLGIRERLQEWLQNISLQNLPVSTVKQLRKTLRDAVRTYIQEQGIDVLQGLSQSIDWDHISTWILKRLQNSPVMNTSLELVSQELALILERYLEQDLEKIMAQVIPILNIEQVIIDRVKGTSPEDLETAINGIVKSELQAIVNLGGILGVIIGLFQMLLLILR is encoded by the coding sequence ATGGTAAATTTTGCTGAACAGTGGGTTTTAATCACGCCTCCGATAGTCGGTGGAATTATTGGTTATTTTACCAATGATTTAGCGATTAAAATGTTATTTCGTCCTTACCGAACCCTAAAAATTTATGGTCGAAAAGTTCCGTTTACCCCAGGTTTAATTCCCAAAAATCAAGAACGTTTAGCACAACGAATCGCGGATACGATTATGGGATCGTTATTAACTCCAGAGGAGTTACAAAAATTAGCGCGTCGTTTGCTAGAAACTGAACGAATGCAAGCCGCTATTAGTTGGCTTTTAAGAGTAGCTTTAGATCAAGTTAAAGCCGATACAGAACGAAAAACAGCTAAGATTTTATCAGGGATTTTACGCGATTTTATTGGAGAGTCTTTACCCAGAATTTTACGAGTTTTAGCGAGAAAAGATGATTTTCTGGCTCCTCAAATCAACCAAATTTTTGATCAAGTTTTATTAGAATTTCAACTCAATAATAAACAGGCAGAACAGTTATCAGAATGGCTTTTAGAGGCTGTACTCCCCCCAGAAGTCTTGCGACAAGCTTTAATTGATTTTCTCACAGATCGAAATATTTCAATTATTGATGAGGGATTTCGTGAACAAAGTAGTGGCACCTATTGGGTAGTTGCTAATTTATTAGGATTACGTCATAGTTTAACCCGGCTGCGAACATTTTGTTTAGATGAAAAAGAGGAAACCAATCGTCGATTAGCAGAATTAATTAAATCTTTAGGAATCCGAGAACGATTGCAAGAATGGTTACAGAATATTTCCTTACAAAATTTACCTGTTTCTACAGTTAAACAGTTACGAAAAACCCTGCGAGATGCCGTAAGAACCTATATTCAGGAACAGGGAATAGATGTACTTCAAGGGTTAAGTCAATCCATTGATTGGGATCATATTTCGACTTGGATCTTAAAACGGTTACAAAATTCTCCAGTGATGAATACATCTTTAGAATTAGTCAGTCAAGAATTAGCATTGATTTTGGAACGGTATTTAGAACAGGATTTAGAAAAAATCATGGCGCAAGTGATTCCGATTCTGAATATTGAACAGGTAATTATTGATCGGGTGAAGGGGACTTCTCCTGAAGACTTGGAAACAGCAATTAATGGTATTGTTAAAAGTGAATTACAGGCGATTGTTAATTTAGGCGGAATTTTAGGTGTGATTATTGGCTTATTTCAGATGCTTTTGTTAATATTACGATAG
- the rpaB gene encoding response regulator transcription factor RpaB has product MSVQPQVEEKRNGEKILVADDESAIRRILKTRLSMVGYNVVVAADGLETLEMFERENPDLLVLDVMMPKLNGYGVCQELRTKSDVPIIMLTALGDVADRITGLELGADDYLTKPFSPKELEARIHAILRRFKDTTSSHHLSPEVIQIEAVRIDTVKRRVYKGDKVVPLTYIEFNLLELLVKRCGQAVSRSEILKELWGYTPRRIADMRVVDVHVARLRAKIEEDQRNPEYILTVRGVGYSAQRLPGVEEAIGA; this is encoded by the coding sequence ATGAGTGTACAACCCCAAGTTGAAGAAAAACGCAACGGTGAAAAAATCCTCGTTGCTGATGATGAATCCGCGATTCGGCGCATCTTAAAAACTCGTCTTTCGATGGTGGGCTACAATGTTGTAGTCGCCGCCGATGGTTTAGAAACGCTGGAAATGTTTGAACGAGAAAATCCTGACCTTTTAGTTTTGGATGTGATGATGCCGAAACTAAATGGTTATGGAGTTTGCCAAGAACTTCGGACTAAATCCGATGTTCCTATTATTATGTTAACCGCATTAGGGGACGTAGCCGATCGAATTACAGGTTTAGAATTAGGCGCTGATGATTATTTAACTAAACCCTTTTCTCCTAAAGAATTAGAAGCCCGAATTCATGCGATTTTACGACGGTTTAAAGATACGACTTCATCCCATCATCTCAGCCCGGAAGTAATTCAAATTGAAGCCGTGCGAATTGATACCGTCAAACGCCGCGTTTATAAAGGCGATAAAGTGGTTCCCTTAACCTATATTGAATTCAATTTGTTGGAATTGTTGGTTAAACGTTGTGGACAGGCGGTTTCTCGCTCAGAAATTCTCAAAGAATTATGGGGTTATACACCCCGACGCATTGCCGATATGCGGGTTGTGGATGTTCATGTTGCTCGTTTACGCGCGAAAATTGAAGAAGATCAACGCAATCCTGAATATATTTTAACCGTGCGAGGTGTGGGTTATTCTGCCCAACGTTTACCCGGTGTTGAAGAAGCGATCGGTGCTTAA
- a CDS encoding ribbon-helix-helix domain-containing protein, with protein MPNPFLGVRIPPELHEALMAKVTTTGQSKSDIVIQALSAYLGIATQHQKLEDLETRLSTLELKLEQLTHQVEN; from the coding sequence ATGCCGAATCCATTTCTAGGAGTCAGGATTCCTCCTGAACTGCATGAAGCACTTATGGCAAAAGTAACAACAACTGGACAATCTAAGTCAGATATTGTTATTCAGGCTTTAAGTGCTTACCTGGGAATAGCCACACAGCATCAAAAGCTTGAAGATTTAGAGACACGACTGTCTACATTAGAACTAAAGTTAGAACAACTGACTCATCAAGTTGAGAACTAG
- a CDS encoding response regulator, with product MEVEIPLLESVKRQLMNHQRPKKPKMLVVDDEPDNLDLLYRTFRRNFNVFKAESGVRALEILGDEGEVAVIISDQRMPEMKGTEFLSKTVPQFPNTVRIILTGFTDIEDLVDAINSGQVYKYITKPWDPNELKAVVERAAETYELLNQRTAELNRAQAQTQLLARVMEAAQVAANLESLLATIAQAVGEQFQADVCILQQIQDNHLTPTKGDYSRTGVVENWLATDPIVQEAMTTGTVQASINITADPALATLPHYQSSGIQAHINAPIIYRNQQIALLSVQWKQPCQMTPDDLTTVYLVVQQIALALTSLKP from the coding sequence ATGGAAGTTGAAATTCCCCTACTAGAAAGTGTTAAGCGCCAACTCATGAATCATCAGCGACCCAAAAAGCCCAAGATGTTGGTAGTTGACGATGAGCCAGATAATTTAGATCTGCTCTACCGTACATTTCGACGGAATTTTAATGTATTTAAGGCTGAAAGCGGTGTTCGCGCCCTAGAAATTTTGGGAGATGAAGGGGAAGTGGCGGTGATTATCTCCGACCAACGAATGCCAGAAATGAAAGGTACGGAGTTTCTCAGCAAAACTGTACCTCAGTTCCCCAATACCGTGCGAATTATTCTTACGGGGTTTACCGATATTGAAGACTTGGTAGATGCGATTAATTCAGGCCAAGTCTACAAATATATTACCAAGCCTTGGGACCCAAATGAACTCAAAGCCGTTGTGGAACGAGCCGCCGAAACCTATGAACTCCTAAACCAACGCACCGCAGAACTAAATCGTGCTCAGGCTCAAACCCAACTGTTAGCAAGGGTTATGGAAGCCGCCCAAGTCGCCGCTAATCTTGAAAGCTTACTGGCTACCATTGCTCAAGCGGTGGGAGAACAGTTTCAGGCTGATGTTTGCATTCTCCAACAAATTCAGGACAATCATCTGACTCCCACAAAAGGCGATTATAGTCGCACGGGTGTTGTCGAAAACTGGTTAGCAACTGATCCGATTGTCCAAGAAGCGATGACAACGGGAACTGTACAAGCATCGATTAATATTACCGCAGATCCCGCTTTGGCGACTCTGCCTCACTATCAAAGTTCGGGAATTCAAGCCCATATTAATGCTCCGATTATCTATCGGAATCAGCAGATTGCTCTATTATCAGTACAGTGGAAGCAGCCTTGTCAAATGACTCCCGATGATTTGACAACCGTTTATTTAGTGGTACAACAAATCGCCTTGGCGCTCACCAGTCTGAAGCCTTAA